A single Phragmites australis chromosome 4, lpPhrAust1.1, whole genome shotgun sequence DNA region contains:
- the LOC133914411 gene encoding protein indeterminate-domain 16-like — translation MALVKSHHQMLASSSNSSSSPSASHKRQPPAPPPPPSSSTSCLADQPSPAKRKRRPPGTPDPDAEVVALSPRTLLESDRYVCEICGQGFQREQNLQMHRRRHKVPWRLVKRAPPGSSGEDGGSTGGGGAAGARKRVFVCPEPSCLHHDPAHALGDLVGIKKHFRRKHGGRRQWVCARCAKGYAVQSDYKAHLKTCGTRGHSCDCGRVFSRVESFIEHQDACNSGRIRGEVLSVPSTLPVIRHAVPPHPPAVATAAPPPELQLLPVSTAAPLTTAAGLSTTTSTASHERHATTKLQLSIGPAIASSNGVVASNTAVEEGDELRRAMEEKAAADAARQRARDEAAAAERALEEARRARHRARADLEKACALRDHAARLLAHITCHACRQRSLAVSMAVAAGGEGHGGPAVACDSMRGGGVGAGI, via the exons ATGGCACTGGTCAAGAGCCACCACCAAATGTTGGCCTCTTCCTCCAACTCCTCGTCCTCCCCCTCGGCATCCCACAAGCGGCAGCCgccggcacctccgcctcctccgtccTCGTCCACCTCCTGCCTCGCCGACCAGCCGTCCCCCGCCAAGCGCAAGAGGCGCCCGCCCGGCACACCGG ACCCTGATGCGGAGGTGGTGGCGCTGTCGCCGCGGACGCTGCTGGAGTCGGACCGGTACGTGTGCGAGATCTGCGGGCAGGGGTTCCAGCGGGAGCAGAACCTGCAGATGCACCGGCGGCGGCACAAGGTGCCGTGGCGGTTGGTGAAGCGGGCGCCGCCGGGATCATCAGGGGAGGACGGTGGTTCtactggcggcggcggggccgcCGGGGCGCGGAAGCGGGTGTTCGTGTGCCCGGAGCCGAGCTGCCTCCACCACGACCCGGCGCACGCGCTGGGCGACCTGGTGGGCATCAAGAAGCACTTCCGGCGCAAGCACGGCGGGCGGCGGCAGTGGGTGTGCGCCCGCTGCGCCAAGGGCTACGCCGTGCAGTCCGACTACAAGGCGCACCTCAAGACCTGCGGCACTCGCGGCCACTCCTGCGACTGCGGCCGCGTCTTCTCACG GGTGGAAAGCTTCATCGAGCACCAGGACGCGTGCAACTCCGGCCGGATCCGCGGCGAGGTGCTGTCCGTGCCGTCGACGctcccggtcatccgtcacgcCGTACCACCGCATCCGCCTGCTGTGGCGacggcagcgccgccgccggagctccAGCTCCTCCCGGTCTCTACGGCAGCGCCGTTGACCACCGCGGCCGGTctgtccaccaccacctccaccgcatCCCATGAACGCCACGCGACGACGAAGCTGCAGCTCTCCATCGGCCCCGCCATCGCGTCCTCCAACGGCGTCGTCGCCTCCAACACAGCGGTGGAGGAGGGGGACGAGCTGAGGCGCGCGATGGAGGAGAAGGCTGCGGCCGACGCGGCGCGGCAGCGGGCGCGCGacgaggccgcggcggcggagcgcgcgctggaggaggcgcgcCGCGCACGGCATCGGGCCCGGGCCGACCTCGAGAAGGCGTGCGCGCTGCGGGACCACGCCGCGCGGCTCCTCGCGCATATCACCTGCCACGCGTGCCGGCAGCGCTCGCTCGCCGTGTCCATGGCCGTCGCGGCGGGCGGCGAGGGCCACGGCGGGCCGGCCGTGGCCTGCGACTCCATGAGGGGAGGAGGCGTAGGAGCAGGCATCTAG